The following proteins are encoded in a genomic region of Streptomyces lunaelactis:
- a CDS encoding transglutaminase TgpA family protein → MSGRGRLALCAFAATLMAAGAMLPLVDPASWMLQAAFLLAIQSGVGALARRVPLARALTVAVQALVVLLLLTVVFARGQAVLGILPGPEAFQQFGQLLNAGAEDVGRYAIPAPATDGIRLMVIGGVLVIGLAVDTLAVTFRMAAPAGLPLLALYSVAAGLSGGGASWLWFLVAASGYLVLLLAEGRDRLSQWGRVFGGAAPAQGRTGSGFEPAGGTPLAPVRTGRRIGALALGVALVVPAALPALNGGLLDSAGSGDGPGAGGGTISAVNPLVSLQDNLNQPENREVIRYRTNATSTQDMYLRIVALDEFDGAVWKTSQRTIGEVPGVLPLPDGLSQSVGTTEIRTNISAAGSYKQNYLPMPYPATKVAISGRWRYEPAGRTLVGDRGQDTRGAQYSVTSLMVNPAAKQLATAPPAPDALVKEYTKVPDSLPSVVKRTALDVTKGATSDYDRAVKLQDWFAASGGFSYNTDVRSGTGVNAITRFLRDKKGFCVHFSFSMAAMARTLGIPARVAVGFTPGSPLSDGTMSVGLKEAHAWPELYFEGVGWTRFEPTPTRGTAPDYTRDQSPGGGPSSPSQPEASGSAAPTAEPSASDNCPPQARRLGDCGAAAPRDIQPPADAGTDVKSVLLLTLGVVALVLLPLLPMLWRIRTRSQRLRAGGRRPADVPAGTSLDGDAASGGQAAAAARAKATATASARTLAAWHEISDLAWDHGILPDESQTPRKAAARIVRLGKLEDESAEAMHRMAGAVEQVLYAPEPRPGTALEEDTQQIRAGLRAGVGRGTRLRALLAPRSSVRVVWALSARWAALTDRWGARRRRTLERWSGVLRRPSRQRG, encoded by the coding sequence ATGAGCGGTCGCGGGAGGCTGGCACTCTGCGCCTTCGCCGCCACGCTGATGGCGGCGGGCGCGATGCTGCCGCTGGTCGATCCGGCCTCCTGGATGCTGCAGGCGGCGTTCCTGCTGGCGATCCAGAGCGGGGTGGGCGCACTCGCCCGTCGGGTGCCGCTGGCCAGAGCGCTGACGGTGGCGGTGCAGGCCCTCGTCGTACTGCTGCTGCTCACCGTGGTCTTCGCCCGGGGCCAGGCGGTCCTCGGCATACTGCCGGGGCCCGAGGCCTTCCAGCAGTTCGGCCAGTTGCTGAACGCGGGCGCCGAGGACGTCGGGCGGTACGCGATCCCGGCGCCGGCGACGGACGGCATCAGGCTGATGGTGATCGGCGGCGTGCTCGTGATCGGCCTCGCCGTGGACACGCTCGCGGTGACGTTCCGCATGGCGGCCCCGGCCGGACTGCCGCTGCTGGCGCTCTACTCGGTGGCCGCCGGGCTCTCCGGCGGCGGCGCGAGCTGGCTGTGGTTCCTGGTCGCGGCCTCCGGATATCTGGTGCTCCTGCTGGCCGAGGGCCGGGACCGGCTGTCCCAGTGGGGCCGCGTCTTCGGGGGAGCGGCGCCCGCTCAGGGGCGTACCGGCTCCGGGTTCGAACCGGCGGGCGGTACTCCGCTGGCACCGGTCCGCACCGGGCGGCGTATCGGCGCCCTCGCGCTGGGCGTGGCGCTCGTTGTCCCGGCAGCACTTCCGGCGCTGAACGGCGGGCTGCTGGACAGTGCGGGCAGCGGGGACGGCCCGGGCGCCGGCGGTGGCACCATCTCCGCGGTGAACCCGCTGGTCTCACTGCAGGACAACCTCAACCAGCCGGAGAACCGCGAGGTCATCCGGTACCGCACCAACGCCACGAGCACCCAGGACATGTATCTGCGGATCGTCGCGCTGGACGAGTTCGACGGCGCGGTCTGGAAAACCTCGCAACGCACGATCGGCGAGGTGCCGGGCGTGCTGCCCCTGCCGGACGGACTGAGCCAGTCGGTCGGCACCACCGAGATCAGGACGAACATCTCGGCCGCGGGCTCGTACAAGCAGAACTATCTGCCGATGCCCTACCCGGCGACGAAGGTGGCGATCAGCGGCCGCTGGCGGTACGAGCCGGCCGGGCGAACGCTGGTCGGCGACCGAGGGCAGGACACCCGCGGTGCGCAGTACTCCGTCACCAGCCTCATGGTGAACCCGGCGGCCAAGCAGCTGGCCACGGCGCCCCCGGCGCCCGACGCGCTGGTGAAGGAGTACACCAAGGTGCCCGATTCGCTGCCGAGCGTGGTGAAGCGCACGGCACTGGACGTGACGAAGGGCGCCACGAGCGACTACGACAGGGCCGTCAAGCTGCAGGACTGGTTCGCCGCGAGCGGCGGCTTCAGCTACAACACCGACGTCCGCTCGGGGACGGGTGTCAACGCGATCACCCGCTTCCTGAGGGACAAGAAGGGCTTCTGCGTCCACTTCTCGTTCTCGATGGCCGCGATGGCCAGGACGCTGGGCATACCGGCGCGGGTCGCGGTGGGCTTCACTCCGGGCTCCCCGCTCTCGGACGGCACCATGTCGGTGGGTCTGAAAGAGGCACACGCCTGGCCCGAGCTGTACTTCGAGGGCGTGGGGTGGACGCGGTTCGAGCCGACCCCGACCCGGGGCACCGCTCCCGATTACACCCGGGACCAGTCGCCGGGCGGCGGGCCGAGCAGCCCGAGCCAGCCCGAGGCCAGCGGCTCGGCGGCGCCCACCGCGGAGCCTTCCGCCTCGGACAACTGCCCGCCTCAGGCCAGGCGGCTCGGGGACTGCGGAGCGGCCGCACCGCGTGACATCCAGCCGCCCGCCGACGCGGGGACGGATGTGAAGTCCGTGCTGCTGTTGACCCTGGGCGTGGTGGCGCTGGTGCTGCTGCCTCTGCTGCCGATGCTGTGGCGGATCAGGACGCGGTCCCAGCGCCTGCGCGCCGGTGGCCGCAGGCCCGCGGATGTCCCGGCCGGGACATCGCTGGACGGGGATGCGGCCTCCGGCGGGCAGGCCGCCGCGGCCGCCCGGGCGAAGGCGACCGCGACCGCGTCGGCCCGGACCCTGGCGGCCTGGCACGAGATCTCCGACCTGGCCTGGGACCACGGCATCCTGCCGGACGAGTCGCAGACGCCGCGCAAGGCGGCCGCCCGCATCGTCCGGCTGGGAAAGCTGGAGGACGAGTCGGCGGAGGCGATGCACCGGATGGCCGGCGCCGTGGAGCAGGTGCTGTACGCCCCGGAGCCCCGGCCGGGTACGGCACTGGAGGAGGACACCCAGCAGATCCGGGCCGGGCTCCGGGCCGGGGTGGGCCGTGGGACCCGCCTGCGGGCACTGCTCGCGCCCCGCTCCTCCGTCCGGGTGGTGTGGGCCCTCTCGGCGCGCTGGGCGGCGCTCACGGACCGCTGGGGCGCGCGCCGTCGGCGCACCCTGGAGCGGTGGTCGGGAGTCCTGCGCCGCCCGTCCCGGCAGCGAGGCTGA